Within Kineothrix sp. MB12-C1, the genomic segment ATGCTGTGCTACTCCAAACATCTGCAAATTTCTATAATATTATCTACACTTTCTCTTTCCTTCATCCAAGAAACCCTCGATTTTCACTTTACATCAATACCTTGTTCAGATTTTTAGCCAATAGTTTGAAAAGGCTTTATACGCTCACACTATTTCTCCACTCACGGCATACTCTAAAGTAAACTTATATCATAAGGAAATTCCATGGACTTTACATCTCCTTCTACTTACTATACCGGCATCACAGGTATTATCGAACGCATTACTCCTATGAATTCACAATGCTGTAATCAGATTATTAGCCTCCGTTCCCAAAACGGAACGGTTAATTTCGTTCTTTCTCCGGGAACCTATGTTACGGACAACACGTTGCTTCGCACAAGAATGCGCATCACTGCTTTCTATGATGCTAACCTCCCGGTTCCTCTCATTTATCCCCCACAATATCAGGCCGCATTCATTGGACGTACGGAGCCGGGCGAGAACATTATGATCGATTATTTTGATACAAATCTGGTTTCTGCAAATAATTCCCTGAGACTTGCCGTAGACCCCTCCACCAGAGTGAGTACTGCCAATGGTCAGCAATTCACATGCGACTTGGGTAATCACCTTTTAATGGTCTACTATAGCTTTATTACAAGGAGTGCCCCATCTCAGACAACTCCTGAAAGAATTATCGTTTTCTGTTAAGATTTTATATCATAAAAAATTAATACTCTCACGTATTATCATCCCAGGGATTTTCTATGATATAAACAAAACCGGGCGGATGAAATCGCCGTCATCTGACGACTCATCTGCCCGGTATTCTTTTTACTATCATAACGTAACTGTTCGGCACCCGTTACTCCATAACCTCTTTTTAGCCTAGTTGAAATAAATATTTTCCTTTAATATCTATACTCCGAAAACCGCTGCCGCTCTTCCCATATTCTCTATGACAGGAACAGAAAACGGACACTTGCTCTCACAGCTTCCGCACTGAATACAATCCGAGCCGTATGCTGCCAGTTCTCTGTAATGCTGACCAACACCTTTATTCACCGCACTCGCATCCATCGTAGCGATATCCAGGTATTTAGTCACCGCCGCTATGTCAATCCCTACAGGGCAGGGCTGACAATGATTACAGTAAACACAGCTTCCTTTAAAATCGCTATTCATACCACGAATTGCCTCGGTATAATCCAAGTCATCGGAAGTTGCCGATAAATAAGTCACTGCCCCTTCTATCTGCTTTCTGCTCTGGCACCCCACCATAACACTGGCTACTGACGGCCTTGTGAGCGCATAATGGATACATTGATGCACCGTGAGCGGCTCCGCAAAAGGCGTATGCTCCTTAGAAAGCAGTTTTCCCCCACCCAAGGTCTTCATAACGGTAATCGGAATATCCAGTTTATCACATGTACGATACAACTCCAGACGCTTCGCATCGATTTCCAGCATCATGCTTTTATCGAACGCATTGCTTAAGTAATTCAGCGCATCCACCTCAGCCGGAATCATATCAAAAGCAGGATTGACGCTGAACATCAGCAAATCGACCACTCCCGTCTCCACCACCTTCTTGGCAATTACCGGATTATGCGAACTGGCACCAATTCCTCGAATCACGCCCGCCCTCTTCAATTCTTCCGCATATCGTACGATATCGGAGTGAAAAACTTCATCAAAATGCTGTTCGCTATCGATAAAAAATAACATACCAAAGTCTATGTAATCCGTTCCTAAATCCGTCAGAAGATTTTCAAAATATTTCTTGCATGTGGGCAGATCTCTTGAAATATCATATTGGTGATTGATATCGGTAGAACCGATATGCCCCTGAATCAAGAATTTTTCACGATTTCCTTCGATAGCGCGTCCAATCTTCCGCCTAATATCGCTGCCCGGCATAAACACATCCATCATATTGACGCCATATTCCATCGCAGCATCGATGGTTTCCTTCACCACCTCGTAATCCTTCCCGTCCAGATGTTCCGTTCCAAGCCCAATAATTCCGGCTTCCATCCCGGTCTTTCCCAGCTTCCTATACTTCATATCCCTTGCCTCCTTTTATATAGTTGCTATTTTTCCTTTTTATTTATCAGGTTCCAATACAACGAATGCACCTCCGAGCCCCGGAGCCGCAAGCCATTGTCCCAGATCTATCATTTTCTTACATCCCTGATCATAGATCATAGCCTGCATATCTTCCCTTATCGATACCAAAGTTACCCAATGCCAACTATCCAAGTTCCGTACACCGCCATTAGAAAGATTCAGAAAAGCAATGGGTAAGTTATCAGTAAACGCCGATCTTAAAAAATCTAAAGCTTCTTTCTTCCCAGGGCGCCGTCTTACTAATAACGGAACTTTCAGAAGTCTTGCCTTAAGCGATATATCCTTCTTAGCTGCATAGGAAAGTACTCCCTTAATAAAAGAAGAAGCCCTGCTCATACCGAATATCCCCGGCGTCACATCGTGCCAAACTTCCTCCATAAAACGAAGCATTCCCGATTGGTCGGTCCCGTCCCCATCATAGAAACCGGAACAAAGCTCAGGCCTTGTCGCTTTCAAATACCAAAGCAAATTGGAGGCAGCCGTTGGCCCACATCCCGATAGTCTCTTACGCTTATCGGTGTACCATAGTTGCTGTGCCCCGTAGGAAACCGTTCTTCCGTCATGAATGTGTAACCATTCCGGCGAAAGAACCTCCTTTTGCTGCAAAACTTGGTTCGTTACATTCATCGTACAATCACCTTCTCTATATTTCATCCAATTCTATCTGAATAATTACCATTAATCGACAAGATCTATGTTACTGTGTAATCATTTAAGAATTTCCCCATGAATGCAAACTCTGCCTTCATCCGGACACCTCGCATCAAATTGCTTTGAACGTATATTCCCATAATCCAATTCCGCACCATTTTGTATTGCATATACAAGAGGATATATCGTGTGCCACAATTCATGGCAAAGCGGCGGACATAAATCATCAATAATAAATTCATCGCCTTTCTTGCAATAGCCGCCCCTGCATCTACTATCCGTGATGGTTAATTTTACTTTCTCCATTTCTTCTATCCTCTAAAATCATTTTTATTATGAGAAACAAATCCAAAATAATACAATAAGTTCCAATCACAGAACAAGCATAGCACAAACTCAACTTGCTTACTACAAGAAAATCCCTATAGGAAACAGGCAGCTACATGAAAGCATAGGCGTCTTACTATTGAATGATCAGATTTTTTATATCAAGCTTTTTATCGTCAATAAACTTTCAAATAACGTTACCAAACGGTAATCTTCACTTATTACCTCTTTTTTCACATCCGGGATTCCATATCGTGATATTTCTATATATTTATACAAGGTTCCGTTCTCTATACCATAATCTCTTAAGTTATCATCTATTAGCATTTGTAATCCGAGTTCTTCACACAAAGCTTGAAAAGCATCGTACTTATCTATACTTCCCTCTATTGTCGTTCTTATCTTTACCTTTGCCATAATATCACCGCTTATTTACTTTCTTGTTTGATTTTCTGTGAATCAACGGTCATGTTATAATTTTTGTTATATTTATCTAAATAACTTTTTACATATGTATTGCTTTTCCTGGAAATATAAGCCTCTTCTTTTTTAATATCCTGCCTTTTCTTTTTCTTGACAAAATCCTCTCCCACTTCTTCTTTGTTTGAAATATCAGAATCTTCCATATAGAAATATTCCTTCATAAGTTTCTCCAAATGATTGATTTTATTAATAACTACATTTTTATCCTTAGTTGATTTCCCATTTAAATCATCGAAGGAAATATCACCGATCCTTTTATTATGTAATGATCTGGCAAATTCAGTCATAAATTCGATGAATTTTATATCTTCTAGCCCTATCTTAGCAAATCTTGCAAATAATCCAAACCAAATAAAGGAATCCTTAGAATCGAACATATTAAATATCTCTTCTGTTCCTATTCGGGTAAGCCTTTCAATGACATCCTCGAATTCATCGAAGTTTTCCGTCGTTGCATTTTCTTTTATATATTCGCACATATCCTCCTGTTTCTTCTTCCAATCATGAAGAAAGTTAGAAGCCATTACACTTTCTACAACAACGCGGTTTATCGTTCCGTTGTTCCCCTCCGACACTTTATATCCGCCCAGATCCTTGAAAAATGGCATACCGGAAATGCTTTTCACCATGGAAGCGAACTCCTCCCCTAATCTGGTCATACCTTTTTGAGATACGGTCATTGGCTTCCCTTCGTTATATCTTGCGATATGATAAGCAATATCATCGCCGGAACAATTTAAATATTGAACAATTTCAAAGTTATACTCATTGAATTTATCTTGTAATTCTTCCGGCAAGTCCGAAAACTTCTTTCCCCTAATGTCGCATTCCCTTTTTTCGCTTTGAGGAAATCCTTTTTCATCTAAAATAGGAATTCCTTTTTCATTTTTAAGCTGTGCCTGATATACGATATTCCATCTTCTAATATTCTTAGATATTTTATAGCTTCCCTTAACGAATGAATGGGCATTGGTGCAACGCTGTTTGCCATCCAAATCCCAAATAATAGCAAGTCCGTTTACAATTTGTTCTGCAAGTACAATCGCCGGAATTGGATTGCCCTGTAAAATATCCGAAATGAGATTCCCTTTCATCGCGGGACTCCATTGTTCCGACTCCCTTTGAAGAGGATGATCGAATCGGAGTGTATAATTGTCAATCTTCTTAATAATAGATGATATGCTCAGCCTATCTGCCTTACTTTTCTCCAAAGTTTGTGTTAAAATCTCTTGCATTTTTTTATTCCCCCTATAGTTTGAATCGCTTGTTATATCGTTACCTCTAAATAAAACTTGTGTATTACGGAATGATTTCATCTGACTGCAATGGCCTTCATATTGCTTATCCGATAGCTTTAGCCTTTCTTTTATAGTTTTGACAGGTATTTCATCCATTTTCATTTCCACAATTTTTCTTTGTACCTTTGATAAATTACTAAGATACGCTTCTATCTTCTCATCACATGGAATTTCAGCCTTTTCCAATACCTCTTTTTCAACATTGATATCGGAGGCCAACGTATCACTAATTGTCACATTTTCCTCTTCTCCGATGGGAGTATCCATAGATAAAGAAAGCCTGTCCGCCTTACGCTTTTCTCTATTAAGACCTGTCATTATTGTGTCGAACTTGTTATTGAGACAAAACTTAAGATAACTTTCAAATGGAACACCTTTGGACTCATCAAACTCCTCCGTTGCTTTCCATAATTCTTCGTTAGCCTTGCTATAAAAATCATCATAATCCTTTTGAAATATTCCCCCGAATTTAATAAATAACGAATACGAAACTTTTCTAAGCTTTGCCATATCATTCGAACAATACTCTTCTAACACTTGTCGCCTTTGCAACGAATTCACTTTTGCCACCTCCATTTGAAATATACCAATACCATTTGAGGTAAGGGTTTATGCTTCCACTGTTTACAATTATAATTCGAACATTAGTTCCTGTCAATGTAATTTTCGAACGAATGTTCTTAATTTTGGTGTTATAGAAAATCAAAAGGAGAATTACCTATTGCAACCATCCACTGGAATTTGAAATTGGCCTCGCCGAAAGGAGCAAAAATAATGACTACTCATCTAACATCGAACAATTATTTTTACAATAAGTTACATACTCACCCGATTAAAACGCGTGACGAGCTTCATAAGACCTATAGTGGCAGAATCTATACGAATGATTTTAGTGCTGATTACAGAGGTAAGGATGAACGCAAAGGCTCCCCCATCGCTTCTCGCATTGCATCTGATTTTCGATGGGAAGAAAGCTTACGCAATAATTATGAAATCTAAACTAGGAGGGCTGACACTTGAATCATACTGGAATCTATATACCATCGATCGATGCTAAGGATATTTATTTATCTTCCCACTTTCTCGAGAATAACCCGGATGGATATAATTTGAAACTTAAAGACGGGCAATATAACTTACGGAAATTTACGAATACTTTTGATGACAGCCTGGACTTAATCGAGCTGTTACATATCTACTATAAGAGATATAGACGGAATGACTTTTCCTTCAAAGTAAAAAAACATTTATATTCTGTCAGCGTAATTAATCTTACTTTCAAGTATTCCATTAAGGAATGGAATCAGATGACTAGAAATACCTATGTGAAATTTGGTTATGATTATAGGAATCTGGTGTTCACCGATTGTATTGCACAAAATAAAGAAGGAGAAATCGTTGGAATTCAGATTGGTGAAAAGGTAGAAACTCCGATAGACAAACAAAGAATACCTCCCTACTTCTCTTCCATCACTGTTGAAATCCGTGATAAGAAGGACACGGAAAGAATTATAAATGTACAGACCCAATATCAAAAGGAAAAAGAACCTAAAGTGCTAAAAACAAATGCACAATTGAGGAAAGAACTATACAAGGATGGCTTTGTCTGTAATGGGGTTAAATATTGCCGTCTAAAGAGATCTTCCGGATCGGCCCGTGTCGGTAAATGTCTGTTCATCAACGAACCATTATTCGAACCGATGTTAAGATTCAGTTCCGGTTCCATCTCATTAAAGGAAGGAGAAGAAATCGATCTTGCCGCTTATGAATCTTATATATCCCTTCCTTCCAGTAGCATTATCGGCACACTTCCTATATCACCTGAAAATATTCTTCTAATCGACGATTATGAAAGCATATTTCGAGAAGACGTCATCGCCACTCATGACGAGGACGGATGGCTGACAACGACGGAAAGAAATTGTGAGATCTCTAATAATATATGGGACGGACAATCTCTTCTGGATATTTCACTCTTTGGACATTATAAAGAATATGGAATGGTTTTACTAAGAAACCTTATGTTCAAATCTTGTTGCTTCAATTGTAATATCCAACAATGGTTTAAAGATAATCATATTACTGATATTTCACAATTAAACGGGAAAACAAGGGCCAAACGAATCGAAGATGTGAAATTAATTACTACCCCAAGCAGCATTAAATATTTGAAATTCGATACATTGGATAACTGGCTGGATCATCTCTATCCTAATTTCGGCGTTGTTAAGCACGATAAGAAAACTCACTTTTTCGGCGGCCGGCTAGTACAGACCCATTACCAGCTTATTAATACTCTGCAAATGACAAAAGATGAGGTAAGAGAGTTTCTGCAAGATTCCCTGGAATTTGCCCAAATTCTTAAAAGCAACCCGGAAGTTGTAAGGTATTTTATTAAGTATCCTGATATTGATACGATGACTCCTTTATCACATCCGATGACAAATAAAAATGCCGTCATATATAACTTGATGTGTATCAATGATGATTTCACCCACACGAAATATTATCAGGAGTTCCTAATCGACCTATTAAAAGCATTCTATAAAAATTTAAAGAATGGTCACGTATATGTAAACGGCAACTACTCCACTCTTCTGGGCAATCCTATGGAAATGCTGCAACAGACTATCGGAAGGTTCCATGGAGAAAGTCAGATTGGTAAAGGAAATATACATAGCAAAAGGTTTCACTATAATAAAACACTAATCGCCTCCCGTTCCCCACACGTAACCATCGGAAATATATGGCTTCCATATAATACGGAAAACAAATTGATCGATCGCTATTTTAATCTTACAAACGAAATTATAGCAATCAATTCCATCGGTGAGAATGTATTACAGCGATTATCAGGTGCTGACTTCGATAGTGACAGCGTGATGCTAAGCGATAATGAGATACTTATCCGAGCTGCCAAGAGAAATTATGATACTTTTAAAATACCGACCTCTTTTGTCTCTGCCAAAAAGGTCAAGAGATATTACACGCCGGAAGAACAGGCTGACCTGGATATTAAAACATCCGTAAATAAAATTGGAGAAATTATCAATTTATCTCAAGAACTCAATTCTTTATTGTGGGATAAAATGTACCATGGCTCTGTTTATGAAGATATCAGGGAATTGTACTATGATATCTGCCAATTAGATGTTATGTCAGGACTTGAAATCGATAAAGCAAAAAAGGAATTCGACATCGATAACTCCAAAGAACTGGATAAGATTCGTGCAAAATACAAGGATATCCTTACCGATGAAGATGACAGAAAGAGGATGCCTCACTTTTTCTCCCATATAGCGAGGCAGAAGGGATATTACAACCCCGATAAAAAAAACTACTGTAAATATGATACTTCCATGGATTATTTGCAGACAATCATCAATGGATTCCGAATTAAAAATCCTTATAAAAAGGATTGGCTGCCATTTGTATCTATTTTGAATCATCGCTTATTCAGGACTTCCGGCGTAAATCAGAAACAAATTGACAAGCTTTATACCCAGCTAAGGAAATATATAAGTGAGAAAAAGAATATCTATGCCTCTGATTCTGACAATGATGAAAAACGTGAGAAATCACAACTTCTATATACAAACCTGGTATCCGAGATAGAAAGTGAAATAATTGGTTTCTCTACCTTATATAAGCTGTTGAGTTCCTTGGAGGATAAAGAGAATTCCCAAGTAAAGAATACACTCTTACAGATATTGTATCTATGCGGCAACGAAAGTTTCAAAAAAGCGATTCTACAGTCAACATCCGAAATCAAACAACTGGAGGAGGACGGAAATGATATAAAGTTATATGGAATCGGATATCGAATTACAAAAAAGAAGGTCAATTCGGAAATTTAACTATGATTAGCCCTTGGGCTTCGTAACCAAATTAAAGTTACTTAGGAGAGGAAGGAGCGATTACAATATTGGAATCAAAAAAATGTTACAATCAAAAATATTATACTCAAAAATATGTTATAGAGGAAATTCACAAAAAAACAGGTTACTCCATACGTGAAATCACTATTATCTTAAATTCCCTGCGCAACGTGGTAAAAGATAAATTCAGCGACCGGGACAATCATGTGGAGATAAAAATTTTTCCCGGGCTAAAAGTGACTTCCAAACATGTTCCTTGTGAGCAATCAAATCTAAATCTATGTACATCCGGAGCGATTACCTCCGAATATCTACTATATTTAAACGGTGAATTCAGCGGCCGGTTCAAAAATGAAATAAGAAACCATCATACCTACATGATATCTTAGGGCCCTAAGTTTATATAAATGTGTTTACCTTTCTCCAATCTAATGGCGGTGCTGTCACTTCGACAGTATCGCCATTAGCATCTCAAAATACACAATGCGCTTAATCGGTAAGGAGGGATCGTTCCATTGGAAAGCTTAATTAATAATGAACTTCAAATATATAGAGGAAAAGATTTCATCATTAAAGAAGGGATTATTATCTCCCAGCCTACATTAGATGAAATCTGTAACTACGGGGAAAGAGAATATTTCCAGCTCATACATACTTTCACTTCCACTCCGGCAGATTTAAAGTGGCAATTGGACGAATCCGGAATCGATTATACCCAAATAAGTGATTTTGAATTATTTTACCATATGACATATCGAATGTTCACGAAGGAAATGACATCGATTATATTCGGAGATTTAGATTGGTCGAAGTTTCAGCGTTATAGCCAAGCGCAAGATGACAGTGAGAAGTTAATTCTATATCATCCCGATGACAATATCGTAGTGGATGAATTCACATATCTTCTTATTACTGAAGTCCTACGGAAAATACACGGACTGAAACGCAACAATCAGTTGCCGGGAAATGAAACGACGAAACGCATCCTAATTGAAGATGCAAAAGAAGAATATCTTGCTAATAAAAATAGAGAATATCGCTCTCAATTAAAAAATTTAATCTCTGCTATGATAAATAGTGAAGGGTTTAAATATAACCACTCTGAGGTTTGGAACATGAAAATCAATGCTTTTATGGATTCTGTCCAACGAATCAGCAAGATTCAAAATGCGAACCTATTGCTACAGAGTGGATATTCAGGCTATGGAATCAGCCTGAAAGATGTAGACAAACAACAATTAAACTGGCTGGGAGATCTTGAATAAAGTTCTCTCTTATTGCCGACAAAACGAAAGGAGATTAACTTATGTTTAATCCTAATGAAGTAATTCTTGAAAAAATCAGAGCGGTTGAGGAGTATGACCCGGAAACAAATGAGATTACCGGCAGATACACTCAGATTGAAAGTCCAGCCTTACAGACAACAGCCAACGGCGTTACTGTAACAGATTCAATGGGTGCAGAAATCGCAACCTTCTACAATGCTCAGACAGGTACTTTTAGCTTTACGAATAGCGTACATTCCCTCGACCTTATGGCAAGCCAGTTCGGTTCAGAGAAAGAAATCGCAGAAGATGATAAGAAGCTTATTATGCCTGTATCCGAAATGATTACCATCGGCTCCGACCACACTGCAGTCTTGAAATATGTACCTGTGGGTACAGAAGGCGCAGAAGTAAAATATGTAAAACTGATTAACGAAAACAATGAATTCGGTAAGACATACGAAGTATCCGCTACAGCCGGCGAAGGAAAGTTCACAATCGATGCAGCTACAAGAACTATTACAATGCCTGATGACGTAACAGGAAAGATTTTCGTAAGATACGAAAAAGAAACATCTACTGCTGTAAAGGTCAGCAAGAGAACCGATAGCGTGCCTAAGGTAAAATCTCTATTGATCCACGCTATTTTCCATAACAAATGTAATGTGAACACGGTATATTCCGGCGTTATCTCCGTATCCAGAGCACAGATTGACCCTACTACTGTGGATGTCAATCTCACACCGGACGGAAAGCATTCCGCATCTTATAAGTTGCAGAAAAACTACTGCGATGAGGATGGTAAGCTGTTCGACATCATCATTAGCGAAGACTAAGCTACTGTTCACACCCATGGTGCTCACAGCAACAATATCACACAAATTGCAGGAAGAAAATGCAATTTGGCGTCCGAAGTACTCGCAAAATCGCATAAAAATGCCAAGATAAAGCTTTGGCATCGCGATTATGACTTCGCGGAATAGTGGCCGTGAATAGTAACAAGACTAATACTAATATCCGGGGCGGCATTCATGCTGCCCCAAGTTCAAAGGAGATCTTATGGGCGAAAAATATAATGCGCACTGCTCTATTTGCGGAAAACCTTACAAAATCTGTAAATCCTGTTCCAATGTGAAATCATTCATTCCATGGCGAACAGTTGCCGATACGATCGAACACTATATGATCTACATGGCGATTCACGGTTATACTCTCTCAAAAGATAAAATAAAAGCGAAACAAGAATTAAACAAATGTGATTTATCCGGACTGAAAAACTTCAATCCCGAAATTCAGAAAATTATCGATGAGATTATGTCTTCTGATAATAAAGATATCGAAAAAACAAATGATTTAGTAACTATTCAGTAGGTCCGCACATTTACTGCGCTGACCGTAAGAATATGTGGGAAAGATATTATGTCAAAACAGAGAACTCACGCTAATACTATGCGTGAATTGGAAAGAAAGAAACAAATTGCAGAGATGAAATGTGAAGAGAGAAAACTAAAAGTAGAGATTTTCAGATTATCTATTCCATTTCGTTTATGCATTAAATTTAATAAGCTAATTGTGCTCCTTTGCGTAGCAGCCATTGTTTCCTATACTATCGCTGCTATTTTATTGCAAAAATATATTGGCATCGAGATAAGCCCTACTTTAACAACATGTGTATTTACATTTTTCGGAACCGAACTTCTCGGCCTTGCTGGAATAAAAATGGTAGATACCAAATTCAATTCGGAACAGAATCCCTTGGATTCCGATGCCGTTGGATAGGATAAAATCTCACATCTCGAAAGAATCATACCTTGACCGCAAGCGGCCACGGTATATTTTTGCACACTCGCTTTGCTCGGCGCAGTATAATATTGCTAAAATATTATAGCATAAAGACACATTTCAACGTAACTGTTCAGTACCCTCACTTATCTTTTCACGTATCCTTACGGTCCGCGCAGTAAATGCGCA encodes:
- a CDS encoding aldo/keto reductase; its protein translation is MKYRKLGKTGMEAGIIGLGTEHLDGKDYEVVKETIDAAMEYGVNMMDVFMPGSDIRRKIGRAIEGNREKFLIQGHIGSTDINHQYDISRDLPTCKKYFENLLTDLGTDYIDFGMLFFIDSEQHFDEVFHSDIVRYAEELKRAGVIRGIGASSHNPVIAKKVVETGVVDLLMFSVNPAFDMIPAEVDALNYLSNAFDKSMMLEIDAKRLELYRTCDKLDIPITVMKTLGGGKLLSKEHTPFAEPLTVHQCIHYALTRPSVASVMVGCQSRKQIEGAVTYLSATSDDLDYTEAIRGMNSDFKGSCVYCNHCQPCPVGIDIAAVTKYLDIATMDASAVNKGVGQHYRELAAYGSDCIQCGSCESKCPFSVPVIENMGRAAAVFGV
- a CDS encoding GmrSD restriction endonuclease domain-containing protein, encoding MAKLRKVSYSLFIKFGGIFQKDYDDFYSKANEELWKATEEFDESKGVPFESYLKFCLNNKFDTIMTGLNREKRKADRLSLSMDTPIGEEENVTISDTLASDINVEKEVLEKAEIPCDEKIEAYLSNLSKVQRKIVEMKMDEIPVKTIKERLKLSDKQYEGHCSQMKSFRNTQVLFRGNDITSDSNYRGNKKMQEILTQTLEKSKADRLSISSIIKKIDNYTLRFDHPLQRESEQWSPAMKGNLISDILQGNPIPAIVLAEQIVNGLAIIWDLDGKQRCTNAHSFVKGSYKISKNIRRWNIVYQAQLKNEKGIPILDEKGFPQSEKRECDIRGKKFSDLPEELQDKFNEYNFEIVQYLNCSGDDIAYHIARYNEGKPMTVSQKGMTRLGEEFASMVKSISGMPFFKDLGGYKVSEGNNGTINRVVVESVMASNFLHDWKKKQEDMCEYIKENATTENFDEFEDVIERLTRIGTEEIFNMFDSKDSFIWFGLFARFAKIGLEDIKFIEFMTEFARSLHNKRIGDISFDDLNGKSTKDKNVVINKINHLEKLMKEYFYMEDSDISNKEEVGEDFVKKKKRQDIKKEEAYISRKSNTYVKSYLDKYNKNYNMTVDSQKIKQESK
- a CDS encoding TIGR04076 family protein; amino-acid sequence: MEKVKLTITDSRCRGGYCKKGDEFIIDDLCPPLCHELWHTIYPLVYAIQNGAELDYGNIRSKQFDARCPDEGRVCIHGEILK